In Dermochelys coriacea isolate rDerCor1 chromosome 10, rDerCor1.pri.v4, whole genome shotgun sequence, one DNA window encodes the following:
- the RMI2 gene encoding recQ-mediated genome instability protein 2 encodes MAGEPRSPPVKVLAAQLQRCRRAAGGPWLLGREEAGQGPLAVPVVWMQGTVLAVEAGGARGGSARLQDESGPFTVLGVERVPKGRPCLSAGKYVMVMGLVHSCSPEPILQAVKMTDLSDNPIHRSMWSFEVEDLHRNIS; translated from the exons ATGGCAGGGGAGCCGCGCAGCCCGCCGGTGAAGGTGCTGGCCGCCCAGCTGCAGCGGTGCCGGCGGGCCGCGGGCGGGCCGTGGCTGCTGGGACGGGAGGAGGCCGGGCAGGGCCCGCTGGCGGTGCCGGTGGTGTGGATGCAGGGCACGGTGCTGGCGGTGGAGGCCGGGGGCGCCCGGGGCGGCTCGGCCCGGCTGCAGGACGAGAGCGGCCCCTTCACGGTGCTGGGGGTGGAGCGGGTCCCCAAGGGGCGGCCGTGCCTCAGCGCAG GAAAGTATGTAATGGTGATGGGCTTGGTACACTCCTGCAGTCCAGAGCCTATTCTTCAAGCTGTGAAGATGACAGATCTTTCTGATAACCCTATTCACAGAAGCATGTGGAGCTTTGAAGTGGAGGATTTGCACAGAAACATTTCTTAG